The Polyodon spathula isolate WHYD16114869_AA chromosome 13, ASM1765450v1, whole genome shotgun sequence genome includes a region encoding these proteins:
- the LOC121326293 gene encoding uncharacterized protein LOC121326293 gives MSSSDRVVLALGGAGTVGSGIVKALLDKGFRVAVISRDGNRLEKLQNFVTPSTKDRLYTLVGDVGTEEGAEAAKTSLLKSVGKVTDIVSSLGFSWWQGGPPHTQTLKELHQVLETLLLSTFTSWKAFFPLVKDSASGTYTFITGGAGERLLMPGTGFLTLGAAGALAFCQVIREEYPDVPCKLNEVKVNMGVATAERMGPGYINHLDLGEAVASLVEKRNTSHKVFSISSPADLKTVFLEEKI, from the exons ATGTCTTCTTCTGACAGAGTTGTTTTGGCACTTGGGGGAGCTGGCACTGTTGGATCAGGAATTGTCAAAGCGCTGCTGGACAAAG GTTTCCGTGTGGCTGTGATCTCCAGGGATGGAAACAGACTTGAAAAGCTGCAGAACTTCGTCACCCCTTCCACCAAAGACCGTCTCTATACACTGGTAGGAGATGTGG GGACTGAGGAAGGAGCCGAAGCAGCTAAAACCAGCCTGCTGAAGAGTGTGGGCAAGGTGACTGACATCGTGTCATCACTGGGCTTCAGCTGGTGGCAGGGGGGCCCTCCCCACACACAGACGCTCAAGGAGCTTCATCAG GTACTGGAAACTCTTCTCTTGAGCACATTTACTTCCTGGAAAGCTTTTTTCCCATTGGTGAAAGACAGTGCCAGTGGAACATACACCTTCATTACTG GTGGTGCTGGAGAGCGGTTGCTGATGCCAGGGACTGGATTTCTCACTCTGGGGGCAGCAGGGGCTTTGGCATTCTGCCAGGTAATCAGGGAGGAGTACCCTGATGTGCCATGCAAACTGAATGAG GTGAAGGTAAACATGGGAGTCGCCACTGCAGAGAGGATGGGACCAGGTTACATCAACCACCTGGACCTGGGCGAGGCGGTGGCATCTCTGGTGGAGAAGAGGAACACCTCACACAAAGTGTTCAGCATCAGCTCCCCTGCTGACCTCAAGACCGTCTTCCTGGAGGAGAAAATCTAA
- the spata2l gene encoding spermatogenesis associated 2-like has product MSRKDICKEYRKVLETCLEKGHADIICRDAALVAITRKLLIEAGKELHGYLENMFEIITDSLQQEPCLETGLEKLRKAFEILELASLNLYLSPWRQEFKIIKTYSGVYIHYLKPVLSDHNIVELFQKMGYRKRDKNQLEIAILPSSEDQLKLACGFFTARSECDLLLEVLKGLKGFNASIQLLIPERLTMKSLDEGVENLKKKILALKKQEQRDPWTKEAAESSEPALDLYTDPKQNRDEHHQSGSTGIFTSNVSFSITPLQNGRGGFSATSRSGIQSLEQQHTLGSSCPPGVPKSNQQANLNSAAHTLGKQHSSHTEQSKSGAGVNSAEMTTGNTNVGIPSNSPGADRSDAERTTIGKERDCLEGFENCTCVINYSVYKCKSCKMLHSCDCKVVDNCSVLGHEVIMFSCETRHRVHDRLNASTEVCQRLGHNTQSIHDKEGRKIMLKNVEEVKQHVKLYSWQKHSCISASTSHYCACVTCFELHSASCQEVRNCKLCEVITLKKCACSTELHSEGDVVCDIYDVCLYCHRAICKFSFYKNPLNCICGLPYRNN; this is encoded by the exons atGAGCAGAAAGGACATCTGCAAGGAGTACAGGAAAGTCTTGGAGACATGTCTGGAAAAAGGACATGCAGACATTATCTGCAGAGACGCCGCTCTGGTAGCTATTACCAGAAAGTTGCTGATAGAGGCAGGGAAGGAGCTGCACGGATACCTGGAGAACATGTTTGAGATCATCACAGATTCCCTTCAGCAAGAGCCGTGTCTGGAGACGGGGCTGGAAAAGCTCAGGAAAGCGTTTGAAATCCTGGAGCTGGCATCGCTCAATCTTTACTTGAGCCCTTGGCGACAAGAATTCAAGATCATTAAG acTTACTCAGGTGTCTACATTCACTACCTGAAACCAGTCCTGTCTGATCACAATATTGTGGAACTCTTTCAGAAGATGGGCTATAGAAAAAGAGACAAGAATCAACTGGAAATAGCCATCTTACCATCTTCTGAAGACCAGCTCAAACTGGCATGCGGTTTCTTCACAGCCCGGTCCGAGTGTGACCTCCTGTTAGAAGTGTTGAAAGGACTGAAGGGCTTTAATGCTTCTATTCAACTTCTGATACCAGAGAGACTCACTATGAAAAGCCTTGATGAAGGTGTGGAAAACCTCAAGAAAAAGATCTTAGCCTTGAAGAAACAAGAGCAAAGAGACCCATGGACAAAAGAAGCTGCAGAATCATCAGAGCCTGCACTTGATCTTTATACTGATCCAAAGCAGAATAGAGATGAACACCATCAGTCAGGGAGCACTGGTATATTTACCAGTAACGTATCCTTTAGTATAACTCCACTACAAAATGGCCGTGGTGGATTTAGTGCTACTTCAAGATCTGGCATTCAATCACTTGAACAGCAACATACTCTAGGTAGCTCTTGTCCTCCTGGAGTTCCTAAGTCCAATCAGCAAGCCAACCTGAACTCTGCTGCACACActctaggaaagcagcacagcagCCACACTGAACAGTCAAAGTCTGGAGCTGGTGTGAATTCAGCTGAGATGACAACAGGAAACACTAATGTTGGGATACCTAGTAACTCACCAGGGGCAGACCGAAGTGATGCAGAAAGAACGACCATTGGCAAGGAGAGAGACTGTCTGGAAGGGTTTGAGAACTGCACATGTGTAATCAACTATtctgtttataaatgtaaatcATGCAAAATGCTTCATAGCTGTGATTGCAAGGTTGTGGATAATTGCAGCGTTCTTGGTCATGAGGTTATAATGTTCAGCTGTGAAACCAGACACAGGGTGCATGACAGGTTAAATGCCTCTACAGAGGTGTGTCAAAGACTAGGTCACAACACCCAGTCTATTCACGATAAGGAGGGTAGGAAGATCATGCTCAAAAATGTGGAGGAGGTGAAGCAGCATGTTAAGCTATATAGCTGGCAAAAGCACAGTTGCATTTCTGCCAGTACGTCGCATTACTGTGCATGCGTGACTTGTTTTGAGTTACATTCGGCTTCATGTCAAGAGGTCCGAAATTGCAAGTTGTGTGAAGTAATAACTTTAAAGAAGTGTGCATGTAGTACAGAATTACATTCCGAAGGTGATGTTGTATGTGACATATATGATGTTTGCTTATACTGCCATCGTGCAATCTGCAAATTTAGTTTTTACAAAAACCCACTTAACTGTATTTGTGGTCTACCGTATAGAAACAACTGA
- the cdk10 gene encoding cyclin-dependent kinase 10: MSEFTEKEQHPIRLRSIKNEKIFTVPEQDRLGNCRSVKEFEKLNRIGEGTYGIVYRARDTKSDEIVALKKVRMDKEKDGLPISSLREINLLLKLRHPNIVELKEVVVGSHLESIFLVMGYCEQDLASLLENMQSPFSEAQVKCIILQLLKGLHYLHENFIVHRDLKVSNLLMTDKGCVKIADFGLARAYGVPLKPMTPKVVTLWYRAPELLLGTKTQTTAIDMWAVGCILAELLAHKPLLPGGSELQQIDLIIQLLGAPNENIWPGFSKLPLAGQYSLRKQPYNNLKNKFTWLSEAGLRLLNFLFMYNPKRRATAEDSLESSYFKEKPLPCEPELMPTFPHHRNKRAAGGSEIQSKRIKV, encoded by the exons ATGTCGGAGTTCACTGAAAAGGAGCAACACCCGATCAGACTCAGATCTATAAAAAACGAAAAGATATTTACAGTCCCCGAGCAGGATCGG CTCGGGAACTGCAGGAGCGTAAAAGAGTTTGAGAAGCTGAACCGAATCGGAGAAGGGACCTATGGAATCGTCT ATCGAGCCCGGGACACAAAAAGTGATGAGATTGTTGCACTAAAGAAAGTGCGAATGGACAAGGAGAAAGATG GACTCCCCATCAGCAGTCTCAGAGAGATAAACCTGCTGCTCAAACTGAGGCACCCCAATATTGTGGAGCTGAAGGAGGTGGTAGTAGGAAGTCACCTGGAAAG tatttttcTGGTGATGGGATACTGTGAACAAGACCTTGCCAGCCTTTTAGAAAATATGCAGTCACCATTCTCAGAGGCTCAG GTGAAGTGTATCATTCTGCAGCTTTTAAAGGGACTCCATTACCTTCATGAAAACTTCATTGTGCACAG GGATCTTAAAGTGTCCAACTTGCTAATGACTGACAAAGGCTGTGTAAAGATCG CTGATTTCGGACTGGCCAGAGCCTACGGTGTGCCTCTGAAACCGATGACCCCGAAGGTGGTTACATTGTG gTATAGAGCCCCTGAACTTCTGTtgggaacaaaaacacaaaccactgcTATCGATATGTG ggCAGTGGGATGCATCCTGGCTGAATTACTGGCCCATAAGCCTTTGCTTCCTGGAGGTTCAGAACTTCAGCAGATTGACCTAATAATTCAATTGCTGGGGGCACCCAATGAGAACATATGGCCA GGCTTCTCCAAGCTCCCACTGGCTGGTCAATACTCACTGAGGAAACAACCCTACAACAACCTCAAAAACAAATTCACCTGGCTCTCTGAGGCGGGACTCCGGCTGCTCAATTTCCTCTTTATGTACAACCCCAAGCGGAG ggCCACTGCAGAGGACAGTTTAGAGAGTTCCTACTTCAAAGAAAAGCCCCTGC CCTGTGAACCAGAACTGATGCCTACCTTCCCTCACCACCGGAACAAGCGAGCTGCAGGGGGCTCCGAGATCCAATCAAAACGCATCAAG GTTTGA